In Kangiella koreensis DSM 16069, a single window of DNA contains:
- a CDS encoding aminotransferase class V-fold PLP-dependent enzyme produces MNLIEHFSSFRQEIIGENHSYDAAPNGDSILYADWTASGRLYRPIEEFISNTLGPYVANTHTETTLTGTTMTNAYHDAQQIIKRHVNANESDVLIAAGSGMTLVINKFQRMLGLRVPEKWRERLDIKEHEKPLVLVTHMEHHSNQTTWHECEVTLEIIRSDAQGRPDLGHMRELLEQYQDRLVKIGSFTACSNVTGIKTPYHEMAKIMHQHNGLCFVDFAASAPYVDINMHPADPEQKLDAIFISPHKFLGGPGSSGILIFDQALYDCKVPDQPGGGTVSWTNPWGEHRFFDNIEAREDGGTPGFLQTIKAALAFKLKDAMGVDKIQAREEELAKILLDGFSQIPGVQILEGEQKERLCIVSFYVLGIHHNLIVRLLNDRFGIQTRGGCSCAGTYGHLLLDVDQLQSHEITNRIDQGDLTDKPGWVRVSLHPTNNNDEALSIVDALRQVVENAEDWSQDYNFNPATGDFIPKQQQPKLKTLGDFSPV; encoded by the coding sequence ATGAACCTCATTGAACATTTTTCATCTTTCCGTCAGGAAATCATTGGCGAGAACCATAGTTACGACGCTGCGCCGAATGGTGATTCTATTTTATATGCCGATTGGACCGCGAGTGGCCGTTTATATCGTCCAATTGAAGAGTTTATTAGCAATACCCTAGGTCCTTATGTGGCTAATACGCATACTGAAACTACGCTGACCGGTACAACCATGACCAATGCTTACCATGATGCGCAGCAGATTATTAAGCGTCATGTTAACGCCAATGAGAGCGATGTATTGATTGCTGCAGGTTCGGGCATGACTTTAGTGATCAACAAATTCCAGCGCATGTTGGGATTGCGCGTTCCTGAGAAATGGCGTGAACGTCTTGATATCAAAGAACATGAAAAACCACTAGTGCTGGTGACTCACATGGAGCATCACTCCAATCAAACCACCTGGCACGAATGTGAAGTGACTTTAGAAATTATTCGTTCTGATGCGCAAGGCCGTCCTGATTTAGGGCATATGCGTGAGTTGCTGGAGCAATATCAGGATCGTCTGGTTAAGATTGGTTCTTTTACTGCTTGCAGTAACGTGACCGGTATTAAAACGCCTTATCATGAAATGGCCAAAATCATGCATCAACACAATGGCCTCTGCTTTGTGGACTTTGCTGCTTCTGCGCCTTATGTAGATATCAATATGCATCCTGCTGATCCTGAACAGAAACTGGATGCCATTTTTATCTCTCCACACAAATTTTTGGGTGGCCCGGGCAGTAGCGGTATTTTGATTTTCGATCAGGCTCTTTATGACTGCAAAGTGCCAGATCAGCCAGGGGGCGGAACTGTCTCGTGGACTAACCCTTGGGGTGAGCATCGCTTCTTCGATAATATTGAAGCACGCGAAGATGGTGGAACACCAGGTTTCCTGCAAACCATCAAAGCAGCTTTAGCCTTTAAACTTAAAGATGCTATGGGCGTCGATAAGATTCAGGCTCGCGAGGAAGAGTTAGCAAAAATCTTATTGGATGGCTTTTCCCAAATTCCAGGTGTACAAATTCTCGAAGGAGAACAGAAAGAACGACTTTGTATCGTTTCTTTTTACGTACTAGGCATTCATCATAATTTAATTGTTCGTTTACTAAATGATAGGTTTGGAATACAGACCAGAGGTGGTTGTTCATGCGCCGGTACCTACGGTCATTTACTACTTGATGTTGATCAACTGCAAAGTCATGAAATAACGAATAGAATTGATCAGGGCGATCTCACTGACAAACCCGGCTGGGTTCGTGTGTCTCTTCATCCTACTAACAATAATGATGAAGCACTCTCGATTGTTGATGCGCTGCGCCAAGTTGTTGAAAATGCTGAAGACTGGTCGCAGGACTATAA
- a CDS encoding S8 family serine peptidase codes for MKMKTFKWSGLLLMAGAITVKAATPIDNVVRSVEQRIPEIRQLPEDTIDIQRPEIEFKLPQEAIDDAKQGLSELDKAALKTLDPLQELPKQLAIADVNGKTVLIEQEVENGWRAVANEWLLIIEEQELKQLKKIGAEVVTTTRLQHLDMVVVVFKVPNEMNSRKALEKKLPENWSSQLGRNHIYEANTQQATDTEHNHSEEIGVKKPACDKPVSIGLIDTAIEINHSALKKATIKAKNFMQSNVSTPSGHGTAVAGLLVGGQDQLKPLLPKATLYSASVFYSRNQYSQGATLVNLVRALDWMVANKVRVVNMSLTGPNNPVLKNAIQTTAARGVIIVAAVGNQGPASRPLYPAAYPQVIGATAVDSKQQIYRWANQGEQIDFSAPGVSVITSRANNQIGHETGTSMAAPVVSAFVSCEVSDDTTKDGVVEILRQKAIDLGEKGKDNVFGYGLLQP; via the coding sequence ATGAAAATGAAAACATTCAAATGGTCAGGTTTATTATTGATGGCTGGTGCTATAACAGTTAAAGCCGCAACGCCAATTGATAATGTGGTACGCAGCGTAGAACAGCGAATCCCAGAAATACGGCAATTACCAGAAGATACAATAGATATTCAACGACCAGAAATTGAATTTAAATTACCGCAGGAGGCAATAGATGATGCAAAACAAGGATTGTCGGAACTGGACAAAGCAGCATTAAAAACACTAGATCCTTTGCAAGAGCTTCCCAAGCAATTGGCAATCGCTGATGTCAACGGTAAAACGGTCCTTATTGAACAGGAAGTAGAAAATGGCTGGCGGGCAGTGGCCAATGAATGGCTGTTAATTATTGAAGAACAAGAGTTAAAACAACTAAAGAAGATCGGCGCTGAAGTTGTGACTACAACCAGGTTGCAGCATCTAGATATGGTGGTTGTTGTTTTCAAAGTTCCGAATGAGATGAACTCAAGAAAAGCATTAGAAAAAAAACTGCCAGAAAACTGGAGCAGTCAGTTAGGGCGAAACCATATATATGAAGCCAACACACAACAAGCTACCGATACAGAGCACAATCATTCAGAAGAAATAGGAGTTAAAAAACCAGCATGCGATAAGCCTGTTTCAATTGGGTTGATCGATACCGCTATTGAAATAAACCATAGTGCTTTAAAAAAGGCGACTATAAAAGCTAAAAACTTCATGCAGAGCAACGTTTCAACCCCCTCAGGCCATGGAACTGCTGTAGCCGGACTATTAGTTGGGGGTCAGGACCAGTTAAAGCCGTTACTGCCTAAAGCAACACTTTACTCAGCATCAGTTTTTTATTCCCGTAATCAATATTCTCAGGGAGCTACATTGGTGAATTTAGTCCGAGCTTTGGACTGGATGGTAGCCAATAAGGTGCGGGTAGTTAATATGAGTTTGACCGGCCCGAATAATCCTGTTCTAAAAAATGCAATCCAGACAACTGCTGCACGGGGCGTGATTATAGTGGCAGCAGTCGGTAATCAAGGGCCTGCATCTCGCCCATTATATCCGGCAGCATATCCACAAGTTATCGGCGCAACAGCCGTGGACAGTAAGCAACAGATTTATCGCTGGGCAAATCAGGGAGAGCAAATAGATTTTTCCGCACCTGGCGTTTCGGTAATAACCAGCAGAGCAAACAATCAAATAGGCCACGAAACAGGAACATCAATGGCGGCACCGGTAGTGAGCGCTTTTGTAAGTTGTGAGGTTAGTGACGATACAACAAAGGATGGAGTTGTTGAAATATTGAGACAGAAAGCGATAGATTTAGGAGAGAAAGGCAAAGATAACGTATTTGGATATGGACTATTACAACCATAA
- a CDS encoding RNA polymerase sigma factor, with translation MKQQLETVIPMLRRFAYSLTGNHHDADDLLQSTVERILTKELPDNVDLTKWSFRVCRNLWIDNHRSQKVRQDATQKPELQQHDIVDGEKIMTNQLTVEQVQKALAQLPEEQKSILTLIAVEDLSYKEVAAMLDIPVGTVMSRLSRARNTMVQWFDDHDMRIIA, from the coding sequence ATGAAACAACAGCTTGAAACAGTTATCCCAATGCTTAGGCGTTTTGCCTATTCGCTAACGGGTAACCATCACGATGCTGATGATTTGTTGCAATCAACCGTTGAGCGAATTCTTACGAAAGAACTTCCGGACAACGTTGATCTCACCAAGTGGTCCTTCAGAGTTTGTCGTAATTTGTGGATCGATAACCATCGTTCACAAAAAGTGCGCCAGGATGCGACACAGAAACCAGAGTTGCAACAACACGACATTGTTGATGGTGAAAAGATTATGACCAATCAGCTTACTGTTGAACAGGTTCAGAAAGCTCTAGCTCAACTGCCTGAAGAACAAAAATCGATACTGACTTTAATTGCAGTTGAAGATTTAAGTTACAAAGAAGTCGCTGCTATGCTGGATATTCCTGTGGGCACTGTTATGAGTAGACTATCCAGAGCAAGAAATACCATGGTTCAATGGTTTGACGATCATGATATGAGGATTATTGCATGA
- a CDS encoding TnsA endonuclease N-terminal domain-containing protein, which yields MNRPISWESSLERDLYYLLENDPAVTSYEEQPIEIIRGKRKYTPDCMAVVEGESFIFPYLKPGNNLIEVKYREDLYFNWKKHKPRLKLGLKESRENGWFFKIITDYEIRGQFLENIKKIDHQLRRVSQFENEFREALIDAMKQVKICTLDQLLALCFRNQESKLRAMPVIWRMLGDQTLGIDMYQKITPHSEVWLME from the coding sequence ATGAATCGCCCTATTTCGTGGGAATCTTCTCTTGAGCGAGACTTATATTACCTCTTAGAGAATGACCCAGCAGTGACATCTTATGAGGAGCAGCCTATAGAAATCATCCGGGGTAAAAGGAAGTATACACCTGATTGTATGGCTGTGGTTGAAGGTGAATCCTTCATTTTTCCTTACTTAAAACCTGGAAATAACCTTATAGAAGTGAAATATAGAGAAGATCTCTATTTCAACTGGAAGAAGCATAAGCCGAGACTGAAGCTGGGTTTGAAGGAAAGTAGGGAAAACGGATGGTTCTTTAAAATTATTACCGACTATGAGATACGCGGACAATTCCTTGAAAACATTAAGAAGATAGATCATCAGTTAAGGAGAGTCTCTCAATTCGAAAATGAATTCAGAGAAGCTCTCATAGATGCCATGAAACAGGTAAAGATTTGTACTCTAGACCAACTACTCGCCTTATGTTTTCGGAACCAGGAGAGCAAATTAAGAGCTATGCCTGTCATTTGGCGGATGCTAGGCGATCAAACTCTTGGTATAGACATGTACCAGAAAATAACACCCCACAGTGAAGTTTGGCTAATGGAATAA
- a CDS encoding ATP-binding protein: MSEFSRQVLDNLREPLESGKVTISRAAHQAEYPANFMFLAATNPCPCGHYGNPKGACRCTPDVIRRYLGKISGPLLDRIDMQVEVPLLSQQELTNGKPKETKPQETSSFLRERVIECQTAQYQRQRKLNGQLQAGEIDDHCRLSDSAKLLLNKALEQLNLSARSYHRIIKVSRTIADLANEEMIQPHHISETLNYRKMERYMAQLP, from the coding sequence CTGTCAGAGTTTTCCCGTCAGGTTTTAGATAACTTACGTGAGCCGCTGGAAAGCGGAAAAGTCACTATTTCTCGTGCGGCCCATCAAGCCGAGTATCCTGCTAACTTCATGTTTCTTGCAGCGACCAACCCCTGCCCCTGTGGTCACTACGGTAACCCGAAAGGCGCCTGTCGCTGCACTCCGGATGTTATTCGTCGTTATCTTGGTAAAATTTCCGGGCCACTTTTGGATCGGATTGATATGCAGGTTGAAGTGCCTCTTTTAAGTCAGCAGGAATTAACCAATGGCAAACCGAAAGAAACCAAGCCACAGGAAACCAGCAGTTTTCTACGTGAGCGCGTAATAGAATGTCAGACTGCTCAATACCAAAGACAAAGAAAGTTGAATGGTCAGTTACAGGCAGGGGAAATTGATGATCATTGTCGGTTGTCGGACTCAGCGAAGCTGCTTTTGAATAAGGCGCTTGAACAACTTAATTTATCTGCACGTTCTTATCATCGGATTATTAAGGTGTCACGAACGATTGCCGATCTGGCGAATGAGGAAATGATTCAGCCACATCATATTAGCGAGACATTGAATTATAGAAAGATGGAGCGTTATATGGCGCAGTTGCCATGA
- a CDS encoding porin family protein has translation MKRYIISLCALTVSPLLMASIASASQDSQSDFSIALETGMERDSQLTVEEIDQYEAASDMATHLQFEAEGDWQATSRLALKGGYHYTSKSYQDNEDFDLDIGRVFGDVSYDFSVLTVGANQHKIDAKLAGDGFLDMTRTGFYAGKLFANSFYLRAELLDIDKRFDNLSDRDASGDSVATDGYFFFNQGLSFFSLGIEQEEETAQVEHFSYDATNYRATFAHEFNWLDKRNRLKLNGRYSSRDYLGIYPEIEESRADTKNSISLTWDLFFTDHFSMITRLEQTDADSNLSSADYDATQLSLIYRLDI, from the coding sequence ATGAAGCGTTATATAATTTCTCTATGCGCTCTGACAGTCAGTCCACTATTGATGGCTAGCATCGCTTCTGCATCACAAGACTCTCAAAGCGACTTTTCCATCGCACTGGAAACTGGTATGGAACGTGATTCTCAGCTCACGGTGGAGGAAATTGACCAATACGAAGCTGCAAGTGATATGGCCACTCACCTTCAGTTTGAAGCAGAAGGCGACTGGCAAGCCACATCACGCTTAGCCCTCAAAGGTGGCTATCATTACACGAGTAAAAGTTATCAGGACAATGAAGATTTTGATCTTGATATCGGTCGAGTTTTTGGTGATGTCTCTTACGATTTTTCCGTACTGACTGTGGGTGCCAACCAGCACAAAATTGATGCAAAGTTAGCCGGTGATGGCTTTCTTGATATGACACGTACAGGATTTTATGCCGGTAAATTATTTGCCAATAGTTTCTATCTTAGGGCAGAGCTTTTGGATATTGATAAAAGGTTTGATAATTTGAGCGATCGAGATGCTTCTGGTGATAGTGTTGCTACAGATGGATACTTCTTTTTTAATCAGGGACTTAGCTTTTTTTCATTGGGTATCGAACAGGAAGAAGAAACAGCCCAAGTCGAACACTTTAGTTATGATGCCACCAATTATCGTGCAACTTTTGCTCATGAGTTTAACTGGCTTGATAAACGCAACCGTCTGAAACTGAACGGTCGCTATTCAAGCCGTGATTATCTCGGCATCTATCCAGAGATTGAAGAATCACGCGCTGACACTAAAAACAGTATCAGCCTGACCTGGGATCTCTTTTTTACTGATCACTTTTCGATGATTACCCGTCTCGAACAAACTGATGCAGATTCCAACCTGTCTTCTGCCGATTATGACGCAACTCAACTGAGTTTAATTTACAGACTGGATATTTAA
- a CDS encoding anti-sigma factor family protein, producing MTQNVNELLTDEKLSAFLDSELPEHEMKLIRDQLADDEDLVIRLAELASVDAIVSATYHDIDEVPLPESIQKLVADNEHLSQANDTVVDLSLWRRAKSAWQAQAPLATAAALVLGLAIGLLTQVQDTHSTIYWPQITTALDDHVSGQSITLAEGYQLTARVSFMNSDQQLCRQFVLQTPENSQHSIACHDGNSWQLEATLFDEPIKAGSYQTASSQKPINSLVESMAAGTFLNAEQEQEAIDSGWAQPLNH from the coding sequence ATGACACAGAATGTTAACGAGCTGCTAACTGACGAAAAGCTTTCTGCGTTTCTGGATTCTGAACTGCCAGAACATGAAATGAAGTTGATTCGTGATCAACTTGCGGATGATGAAGATTTGGTTATTCGTCTTGCCGAGTTAGCCAGTGTCGATGCCATCGTTTCTGCAACTTATCATGACATTGATGAGGTACCCCTGCCTGAATCTATTCAAAAGCTGGTTGCAGACAATGAACATCTTTCACAAGCTAATGATACCGTTGTTGATTTAAGTCTGTGGCGTCGGGCAAAGTCTGCATGGCAGGCGCAAGCGCCGTTAGCTACCGCCGCAGCCCTAGTCCTTGGCTTGGCGATTGGTTTGCTCACACAAGTTCAAGATACACATTCAACCATTTACTGGCCTCAGATAACCACCGCTTTAGATGATCACGTCAGTGGTCAATCTATCACTCTAGCCGAAGGCTATCAGTTGACTGCCAGGGTTTCTTTTATGAATAGTGATCAACAGCTATGTCGCCAGTTTGTTTTGCAAACACCAGAAAATAGTCAGCACAGTATTGCCTGCCATGATGGCAATAGCTGGCAACTCGAGGCTACACTTTTTGATGAGCCCATCAAGGCTGGTAGTTATCAAACCGCCAGCTCACAGAAACCTATTAACAGCCTGGTTGAATCCATGGCTGCAGGTACTTTTCTTAACGCTGAGCAGGAACAAGAAGCAATAGACTCAGGTTGGGCTCAACCTTTAAACCACTAA
- a CDS encoding CC0125/CC1285 family lipoprotein, whose amino-acid sequence MKFLITSLMVTFLLMACASSPVYSPASDNGFGYSHSQLDSNSYRVHFKMRGDDSKQAMDYAMRRAAQLTLEKGYDWFVINDQQTLTHTRQNADPSISHSETMVVTRDCGLVGCKTRSYPVHQTTFGTQLESSQSMVESIIAIRMGKGVRPESDNSYDALEVHKRLKSQDS is encoded by the coding sequence ATGAAATTTTTAATCACTTCGCTGATGGTTACCTTTTTGCTAATGGCCTGTGCTTCCAGCCCGGTATACAGTCCGGCATCGGACAACGGCTTTGGCTACAGTCACAGCCAGTTGGACAGTAATAGTTATCGAGTGCATTTTAAAATGCGCGGTGATGACTCCAAGCAGGCGATGGACTATGCCATGCGCCGTGCCGCCCAGCTAACTCTTGAAAAGGGCTATGACTGGTTTGTGATAAACGATCAGCAAACTCTGACCCATACCCGTCAAAATGCCGATCCCAGTATTTCGCATAGTGAGACCATGGTTGTCACTCGTGACTGTGGTCTGGTCGGCTGTAAAACTCGTAGCTACCCCGTACACCAGACCACGTTTGGCACTCAGCTGGAGTCATCACAAAGTATGGTCGAAAGCATCATTGCCATTCGAATGGGCAAAGGTGTCCGTCCGGAGTCCGATAACAGTTATGATGCGCTTGAAGTGCATAAGCGTTTGAAAAGCCAAGACTCTTAA